The following coding sequences lie in one Catharus ustulatus isolate bCatUst1 chromosome 5, bCatUst1.pri.v2, whole genome shotgun sequence genomic window:
- the KDR gene encoding vascular endothelial growth factor receptor 2, with translation MELGAARLLAVLLCLAPGLFISLDQPTLSIQKDVLTIMANNTLNITCSGQRPLEWSWPSKQSNAGRRISVTDCSDGPYCKTLTLSKVIGNDTGDYKCLYRDNQAATTIYVYVQDYRSPFVTSVGDQLGIVYITKNKTVVVPCLGTVSNLNVSLHAKYPEKIFVPDGKSISWNNKKGFTIPSHLINYAGMVFCEAKIDDESYQSVIYIVAVVGYRIYDLTMNPHDEVELAVGEKLVLNCTVRTELNVGIDFKWDYPSIKEKRATIRDVKTTAGEIKKFVSTLTIDSVSLSDKGRYTCAASSGRMNMKNSSYFVIHESPFIHLEKMENVVETRLGDTVRIPVKFKGYPPPEAKWYKNGKAINANHTVKLGYTLVITEATEKDAGNYTVVLTNPINKIQKRHTFTLLVNVPPQIGENALMAPVDSYKYGSTQALTCTVYAVPPPSTVLWQWQLEEECTFSPQKVRSGANPYACKKWKMISERKGGNQVEIKHRVVTIAGKTKTVSTLVIQAANVSALYRCTAMNRAGSSERVISFHVTRGLEINLQPQSQLTEKDNMSLRCTADKFTFEKLSWYKLSAHVSQTPFGGLPMPVCKNLNALQKLNETVSNTNGENVTLELILRNISLQDGGDYVCIAQDKKAKTQHCLVKHLTVQEPMAPTLVGNLENQTTNIGETIEVSCTVNGIPPPNIMWFKNNETLVEDSGIVLKDRNKTLTIRRVRKEDGGLYTCLACNVLGCSKAVAFFSVEGAEEKTNLELIILVGTAVIAMFFWLLLVIILRTVKRANGGDMKTGYLSIIMDPDEVPIDEHCERLPYDASKWEFPRDRLKLGKPLGRGAFGQVIEADAFGIDKTATCKTVAVKMLKEGATHSEHRALMSELKILIHIGHHLNVVNLLGACTKPGGPLMVIVEYCKFGNLSAYLRSKRSEFVPYKTKCARFRQGKENYVGDVSSDLKQRLDSITSSQSSASSGFVEERSLSDVEEEDAGPEDLCKNPLTMEDLICYSFQVARGMEFLASRKCIHRDLAARNILLSDNNVVKICDFGLARDIYKDPDYVRKGDARLPLKWMAPETIFDRVYTIQSDVWSFGVLLWEIFSLGASPYPGVKIDEEFCRRLKEGTRMRAPDYTTPEMYQTMLDCWHGDPKQRPTFSELVEHLGNLLQANVRQDGKDYVVLPLSVSLNMEEDSGLSLPTSPASCREEEEVCDPKFHYDNTAGISQYRQGSKRKSRPASVKTFEDVPLVTTVKVVQEENQTDSGMVLASEELKALEENEKQVKIPFSTLVPSKSNESVMSEASNQTSGYQSGYHSDDMDTTVYSSEETELLCAQEASPALCRAHGLPFESPAPL, from the exons ATGGAGCTCGGCGCGGCGCGGCTGCTGGCggtcctgctgtgcctggctcccG gtttatttatttctctggatCAGCCAACCCTTAGCATCCAAAAAGATGTCCTCACAATAATGGCAAACAACACACTAAATATTACTTGCAG CGGTCAGAGACCACTGGAGTGGTCGTGGCCAAGCAAGCAGAGCAATGCTGGGAGGCGTATCTCCGTGACAGACTGCAGTGATGGCCCCTACTGCAAGACACTTACTCTGAGCAAAGTTATTGGCAATGACACAGGGGACTATAAGTGCCTTTACAGGGACAACCAGGCAGCTACAACCATTTATGTCTATGTTCAAG ATTACAGATCACCGTTTGTGACTTCAGTTGGTGATCAGCTTGGCATTGTATACATCACTAAGAATAAAACCGTAGTAGTGCCGTGCCTTGGAACTGTATCAAATCTCAATGTATCTCTACATGCG AAATATCCAGAAAAGATATTTGTGCCTGATGGTAAATCCATTTCttggaataataaaaaaggctTCACTATACCCAGTCATTTAATCAACTATGCAGGCATGGTCTTCTGCGAAGCTAAAATAGATGATGAAAGCTACCAGTCTGTGATATACATAGTTGCAGTTGTAG GGTACCGAATTTATGACCTGACAATGAACCCACATGACGAAGTAGAGCTGGCAGTGGGAGAAAAACTTGTTCTCAATTGCACTGTAAGGACAGAGCTGAATGTGGGAATTGATTTTAAATGGGACTATCCCTCCATCAAG GAAAAACGTGCCACTATTAGGGATGTAAAAACCACTGCAGGAGAAATAAAGAAGTTTGTGAGCACCCTGACCATTGACAGTGTGTCCTTAAGCGACAAAGGTCGATATACTTGTGCAGCATCCAGTGGCCGTATGAACATGAAAAACAGCAGTTACTTTGTTATCCATG aaaGTCCTTTTATTCAcctggaaaaaatggagaatgttGTTGAGACAAGGCTAGGTGACACAGTCAGAATTCCTGTTAAGTTTAAAGGATATCCTCCACCAGAGGCTAAATG gtataaaaatggaaaagccaTCAATGCAAATCATACAGTTAAACTTGGCTACACACTGGTGATCACTGAAGCAACTGAAAAGGATGCAGGGAATTACACGGTTGTCCTTACAAACCCCATTAACAAGATACAGAAAAGACATACATTTACCCTGCTGGTAAATG TGCCCCCCCAGATCGGCGAGAACGCACTGATGGCCCCAGTGGACTCGTACAAGTACGGCTCGACACAGGCGCTCACCTGCACCGTCTACGCCGTGCCGCCGCCCAGCACCGTGCTCTGGCAatggcagctggaggaggagtgCACCTTCAGCCCCCA GAAAGTTCGCTCAGGAGCCAATCCATATGCGtgcaagaaatggaaaatgatcTCAGAGAGAAAGGGTGGGAATCAGGTTGAAATTAAGCACCGGGTTGTTACTATTGCTGGGAAAACAAAG ACTGTGAGCACCCTCGTGATTCAAGCAGCAAATGTGTCTGCTTTGTACAGATGTACGGCCATGAACAGGGCTGGGTCAAGTGAGAGAGTGATCTCCTTCCATGTGACCA GGGGTCTTGAAATTAATCTCCAGCCTCAGAGTCAACTGACAGAGAAGGATAACATGTCCTTGCGTTGCACAGCAGACAAATTCACCTTTGAGAAGCTGTCATGGTACAAACTCAGTGCTCACGTTTCACAGACTCCCTTTGGAGGGTTGCCCATGCCTGTTTGCAAGAACCTCAATGCTCTCCAGAAGCTGAACGAGACAGTTTCAAACACCAATGGTGAAAACGTCACCTTGGAGCTTATCCTTCGTAACATCTCCCTCCAAGATGGAGGGGACTATGTCTGCATTGCTCAGGACAAAAAGgctaaaacacagcactgcctggtgAAGCACCTCACTGTCCAAG AGCCCATGGCACCCACACTTGTTGGAAATCTCGAAAATCAAACAACAAATATTGGTGAAACTATAGAAGTGTCATGTACAGTGAATGGCATTCCTCCTCCAAACATCATgtggtttaaaaataatgagacGCTTGTGGAAGATTCAG GTATTGTTTTGAAAGACAGGAACAAAACACTAACCATCCGTCGAGTGAGAAAAGAAGATGGAGGGCTGTACACCTGCCTTGCATGCAATGTCCTTGGATGCAGCAAAGCAGTGGCTTTCTTTTCAGTAGAAG gcgctgaagagaaaacaaatctgGAGCTCATTATCCTCGTTGGCACTGCAGTGATTGCCATGTTCTTCTGGTTGCTTCTTGTAATCATCCTCCGGACCGTTAAGCGG GCCAATGGAGGGGACATGAAGACTGGCTACTTGTCAATCATCATGGATCCTGATGAAGTCCCTATAGATGAGCACTGTGAGCGGCTCCCATATGATGCCAGCAAGTGGGAGTTTCCCAGAGACCGGCTAAAGCTAG GTAAACCTCTTGGACGTGGAGCTTTTGGCCAGGTCATAGAAGCAGATGCGTTTGGGATTGACAAAACTGCTACCTGCAAAACAGTGGCAGTGAAAATGCTTAAAG AAGGGGCAACACATAGTGAGCACAGAGCACTTATGTCAGAGCTGAAGATACTCATTCACATTGGCCATCATCTCAATGTTGTCAATTTACTTGGAGCCTGCACAAAACCAGGAG GCCCACTTATGGTGATTGTGGAATATTGCAAGTTTGGAAATCTGTCGGCTTACCTACGGAGCAAGAGGAGTGAATTTGTCCCGTACAAG ACCAAATGTGCCAGATTTCGGCAGGGGAAAGAGAACTACGTTGGTGATGTCTCTTCTGACCTGAAGCAGCGGCTGGACAGCATCACgagcagccagagctcagcaAGCTCTGGCTTTGTGGAGGAGCGGTCCCTGAGCGACGTGGAAGAGGAGGATG CTGGTCCTGAAGACCTTTGCAAGAACCCTTTGACCATGGAGGACCTCATCTGTTATAGCTTCCAGGTGGCGAGGGGAATGGAGTTCTTGGCTTCACGCAAA TGCATCCACAGGGACCTGGCTGCTCGTAATATCCTCTTGTCAGACAATAACGTGGTCAAAATCTGTGATTTTGGCTTGGCTCGAGACATCTACAAAGACCCAGATTACGTCAGGAAAGGAGAT GCCAGACTACCCCTAAAATGGATGGCACCAGAAACCATTTTTGATAGAGTATATACCATTCAGAGTGATGTATGGTCCTTTGGAGTGCTGCtatgggaaatattttctttag gCGCATCACCATACCCTGGAGTGAAAATTGATGAGGAATTTTGCAGAAGACtgaaagaaggaacaagaatGAGAGCACCAGACTATACAACACCAGAAAT GTACCAAACAATGTTGGATTGCTGGCATGGAGATCCTAAGCAGAGACCAACATTTTCAGAGCTGGTGGAGCACCTGGGGAACTTACTGCAAGCCAACGTCCGTCAG GATGGTAAAGACTACGTTGTCCTTCCTTTGTCAGTATCATTGAATATGGAAGAGGATTCAGGTCTCTCTCTCCCAACTTCACCTGCTTCCTGtagggaggaagaggaagtcTGTGATCCTAAATTCCATTATGACAACACAGCAGGAATTAG tcAGTACCGACAAGGTAGCAAGAGAAAAAGCCGCCCCGCGAGTGTGAAAACATTTGAAGATGTCCCATTGGTAACCACTGTAAAAGTTGTTCAGGAG GAAAACCAGACAGATAGTGGGATGGTTCTTGCATCTGAAGAGCTGAAGGCACTGGAAGAGAATGAGAAACAAGTGAAAATACCCTTTAG CACCCTGGTGCCCAGCAAGAGCAACGAATCCGTCATGTCCGAGGCCTCCAACCAGACGAGCGGGTACCAGTCAGGATACCACTCTGATGACATGGACACCACCGTGTACTCCAGCGAGGAAACGGAACTCTTGTGTGCGCAGGAGGCTTCGCCCGCGCTCTGCCGCGCGCACGGGCTCCCCTTCGAGAGCCCCGCGCCACTCTAG